GATTCGCGAAAGAGGGGGGATCGCGGATGTGGGATGTCCTCATCGTTGCGCTTATGCTCCTGCTCTTTGTTGTGACCCTATGGATGGTCCCCGGTCTGACGCGGCTGATGGGGCGGTGACGACATGATCGTGCTCGCGAGTGTTCTGTCCGTCGCGCTGTTCGTGTATTTGATCTTCGCGCTGTTGAAGCCGGAGTGGTTCGTATGACCACCATCGGCGTGCTGCGGATTCTGCTCTATCTCGCGGTGGTGTTCGTGCTGGTTAAGCCGTTGGGCGCGTACATGGCTCGTGTGTACGAAGGCGGGCGTACCATGTTTGACCCCGCGCTGCGGCCCCTCGAGCGAGCGCTGTACCGGTTCTGCCGGATCGACCCCGTAGAGGACATGACGTGGCAGACCTACACGATCGCGATGCTGGTATTCACGCTCGTGGGCATGCTCCTGCTCTACGCACTGCAGCGGTTGCAGGGGGTGCTTCCGCTCAATCCCCAGGGGATGAGCGCCGTCTCGCCCGACCTGTCGCTCAACACGGCTATGTCCTTCACCACGAATACCAACTGGCAGAACTACGGCGGCGAGAGTACGATGAGCTACCTGACCCAGATGGCGGGGCTCACCGTGAAGAACTTCGTCTCGGCGGCGGTCGGGCTCGCCATCATGGTGGCCCTGATCCGCGGGCTGGCACGCCGCACGGCCCAGGCCATCGGCAACTTCTGGGCCGATACCGTGCGAGGCTGTCTTTATATCTTGCTCCCCCTTTCGGTCGTCCTGGCTCTCCTGTTGGCCTCCCAAGGGGTGGTGGCGACCCTGTCGTCGTACAGGACCGCGACGCTGCTGGAACCGACGTCCTATGAGCAACCGGTGACCGATGCGAACGGGAAGCCCGTGCTCGACGCGAAGGGCC
This genomic window from bacterium contains:
- the kdpF gene encoding K(+)-transporting ATPase subunit F, which encodes MIVLASVLSVALFVYLIFALLKPEWFV
- a CDS encoding potassium-transporting ATPase subunit KdpA encodes the protein MTTIGVLRILLYLAVVFVLVKPLGAYMARVYEGGRTMFDPALRPLERALYRFCRIDPVEDMTWQTYTIAMLVFTLVGMLLLYALQRLQGVLPLNPQGMSAVSPDLSLNTAMSFTTNTNWQNYGGESTMSYLTQMAGLTVKNFVSAAVGLAIMVALIRGLARRTAQAIGNFWADTVRGCLYILLPLSVVLALLLASQGVVATLSSYRTATLLEPTSYEQPVTDANGKPVLDAKGQPTTKNVKVTEQVIAVGPAASQIAIKQLGTNGGGFFNTNSSHPFENPTPFSNFLEMLAIVML